In Candidatus Zixiibacteriota bacterium, a genomic segment contains:
- a CDS encoding aminotransferase class I/II-fold pyridoxal phosphate-dependent enzyme, producing the protein MSNHKRKEWYKNPHPECKPSTNVISAGYDPAFSEMSAKMPIFATSTFIFKTAEDGERFFELDAHPERRKADEQLGLIYSRMNNPNMEIVEDKMVVMEPGAEAAAVFPSGLAAIGNTIMALLKPGDTVIYSAPVYGGTEHLFHAAINKYNIKTVPVEKLEIDEYRKVLEKHKDTVAMIFVETPTNPTIIHTDIGAVVKLAKEYSTKEKRIRVAVDNTFMGPIFQSFFDIGIDLSIYSATKFIGGHSDLIGGFALGSKEDIQIIKAFRSVMGPTTDPFCCWLMSRSLETIEIRMKKAAENAQKVAEFLDKHPSVERVVYSGLLKEGNPQYDIYKKQCKGPGSLISFYIKGEKKEAFTVLNNVHICRLAVSLGGTETLIQHPRRMTHASVPEELCQATGLTDNLIRISVGIEDAGDLINDLKQALDKIA; encoded by the coding sequence ATGAGCAATCATAAAAGAAAAGAATGGTACAAAAACCCTCACCCCGAATGCAAACCATCAACGAATGTAATATCCGCAGGTTATGACCCGGCATTTTCGGAGATGTCTGCCAAGATGCCGATATTTGCCACCTCAACTTTCATTTTTAAAACCGCCGAGGATGGCGAACGTTTTTTTGAGCTTGACGCTCACCCGGAGAGAAGAAAAGCAGATGAGCAATTAGGCTTGATATATTCACGCATGAATAATCCCAACATGGAGATTGTTGAGGATAAAATGGTGGTGATGGAACCCGGCGCGGAAGCGGCGGCGGTTTTCCCCTCCGGCTTAGCGGCTATCGGCAATACAATTATGGCTTTGCTAAAACCGGGTGATACTGTCATTTATTCGGCTCCGGTATATGGCGGCACAGAGCATCTTTTCCATGCCGCAATCAATAAATACAATATTAAAACCGTACCGGTGGAAAAACTTGAAATAGACGAATATCGTAAAGTGTTAGAAAAACATAAAGATACGGTTGCCATGATATTTGTCGAGACCCCGACTAACCCGACTATTATCCACACCGATATTGGGGCTGTGGTCAAACTCGCTAAAGAATATTCAACGAAGGAAAAACGAATTAGAGTTGCGGTTGACAATACATTTATGGGACCGATATTCCAGAGTTTCTTTGATATCGGCATTGATCTTAGCATATACTCCGCCACGAAGTTCATCGGCGGTCATTCAGACCTTATCGGCGGATTTGCGCTTGGAAGTAAAGAAGATATTCAGATTATTAAGGCATTTCGCTCGGTAATGGGACCGACTACCGACCCGTTCTGCTGCTGGCTTATGAGTCGTTCCTTAGAAACTATTGAAATCAGAATGAAAAAAGCTGCTGAAAATGCCCAGAAAGTCGCTGAATTTTTGGATAAGCATCCGAGTGTTGAACGGGTAGTGTATTCGGGCTTATTAAAAGAGGGCAACCCTCAGTATGATATTTATAAGAAACAATGCAAGGGTCCCGGCTCGCTTATTTCGTTCTATATTAAGGGCGAAAAGAAAGAAGCATTTACCGTTCTGAATAATGTCCATATTTGCCGGCTGGCGGTTAGTCTCGGCGGAACAGAAACCCTTATCCAGCATCCCCGAAGGATGACTCATGCATCGGTGCCGGAAGAGCTGTGTCAGGCAACCGGTTTGACAGACAATTTGATAAGAATTTCAGTCGGGATTGAGGATGCTGGTGATTTAATTAATGATTTGAAGCAGGCATTAGATAAAATTGCATAG